Proteins from a genomic interval of Arachis hypogaea cultivar Tifrunner chromosome 10, arahy.Tifrunner.gnm2.J5K5, whole genome shotgun sequence:
- the LOC112716380 gene encoding homeobox-leucine zipper protein HAT7 isoform X1, whose protein sequence is MAFPPSHSFIFHHDHQQPQHHPLRTTPPSAPDFPSFPPHHLHFPAGGGGGGGGGSWMKRSMSFSGIDTTKNCGGGAGPDELALLHGDDELSDDGSQIGEKKKRLGMEQVKALEKSFEAGNKLDPERKMQLAKALGLQPRQIAIWFQNRRARWKTKQLEKEYEVLKKQFDAVKADNDSLKTQNQKLHAELEALKGSREWCENGTMITLKKENEGSWSNNGSDNSSDMNLDLSRTPVMNSPVSSSHNNNNNNNNNNNNNNNKSLVLPNNSLKPASITQLLQCSSSSRSDLQDEGFCNMFHNIDEQHQNFWPWPTTENHHHFH, encoded by the exons ATGGccttccctccttctcactctTTCATCTTCCATCATGATCATCAACAACCACAACATCACCCTCTCCGTACAACTCCTCCTTCAGCCCCCGACTTCCCCTCTTTCCCGCCTCACCACCTCCACTTTCCAG caggaggaggtggtggtggtggtggaggctcTTGGATGAAGCGATCCATGTCGTTTTCAGGCATAGACACCACCAAGAACTGTGGCGGCGGCGCCGGCCCTGACGAGTTAGCGCTACTGCACGGAGACGATGAGCTCTCCGACGACGGATCCCAAAtcggggagaagaagaagaggctcGGCATGGAGCAGGTGAAGGCTCTGGAGAAAAGCTTCGAGGCCGGCAACAAGCTCGACCCCGAGCGCAAAATGCAGCTGGCCAAAGCCCTTGGGCTTCAGCCGCGCCAGATCGCCATTTGGTTCCAGAACCGCCGTGCAAGGTGGAAGACCAAGCAGCTCGAGAAGGAGTATGAGGTCCTCAAGAAGCAGTTTGATGCCGTTAAGGCCGATAACGACTCCCTCAAAACGCAGAACCAGAAGCTCCACGCTGAG CTAGAAGCTCTAAAGGGTAGTAGGGAATGGTGTGAAAATGGAACAATGATTACTCTAAAGAAGGAAAATGAGGGTTCTTGGAGCAACAATGGAAGTGATAATAGCTCAGATATGAACTTGGATCTTTCAAGAACACCAGTGATGAATAGTCCAGTGTCTTCttctcataataataataacaataataataataataataataataataataataaaagcctTGTTCTACCAAATAATTCTCTTAAGCCAGCAAGCATAACACAGCTTCTTCAATGTTCATCTTCTTCAAGATCAGATCTTCAAGATGAAGGCTTTTGCAACATGTTCCACAACATTGATGAGCAGCACCAGAATTTTTGGCCATGGCCTACTACCGAGAATCACCACCATTTTCATTGA
- the LOC112716380 gene encoding homeobox-leucine zipper protein HAT7 isoform X2, which produces MAFPPSHSFIFHHDHQQPQHHPLRTTPPSAPDFPSFPPHHLHFPGGGGGGGGGSWMKRSMSFSGIDTTKNCGGGAGPDELALLHGDDELSDDGSQIGEKKKRLGMEQVKALEKSFEAGNKLDPERKMQLAKALGLQPRQIAIWFQNRRARWKTKQLEKEYEVLKKQFDAVKADNDSLKTQNQKLHAELEALKGSREWCENGTMITLKKENEGSWSNNGSDNSSDMNLDLSRTPVMNSPVSSSHNNNNNNNNNNNNNNNKSLVLPNNSLKPASITQLLQCSSSSRSDLQDEGFCNMFHNIDEQHQNFWPWPTTENHHHFH; this is translated from the exons ATGGccttccctccttctcactctTTCATCTTCCATCATGATCATCAACAACCACAACATCACCCTCTCCGTACAACTCCTCCTTCAGCCCCCGACTTCCCCTCTTTCCCGCCTCACCACCTCCACTTTCCAG gaggaggtggtggtggtggtggaggctcTTGGATGAAGCGATCCATGTCGTTTTCAGGCATAGACACCACCAAGAACTGTGGCGGCGGCGCCGGCCCTGACGAGTTAGCGCTACTGCACGGAGACGATGAGCTCTCCGACGACGGATCCCAAAtcggggagaagaagaagaggctcGGCATGGAGCAGGTGAAGGCTCTGGAGAAAAGCTTCGAGGCCGGCAACAAGCTCGACCCCGAGCGCAAAATGCAGCTGGCCAAAGCCCTTGGGCTTCAGCCGCGCCAGATCGCCATTTGGTTCCAGAACCGCCGTGCAAGGTGGAAGACCAAGCAGCTCGAGAAGGAGTATGAGGTCCTCAAGAAGCAGTTTGATGCCGTTAAGGCCGATAACGACTCCCTCAAAACGCAGAACCAGAAGCTCCACGCTGAG CTAGAAGCTCTAAAGGGTAGTAGGGAATGGTGTGAAAATGGAACAATGATTACTCTAAAGAAGGAAAATGAGGGTTCTTGGAGCAACAATGGAAGTGATAATAGCTCAGATATGAACTTGGATCTTTCAAGAACACCAGTGATGAATAGTCCAGTGTCTTCttctcataataataataacaataataataataataataataataataataataaaagcctTGTTCTACCAAATAATTCTCTTAAGCCAGCAAGCATAACACAGCTTCTTCAATGTTCATCTTCTTCAAGATCAGATCTTCAAGATGAAGGCTTTTGCAACATGTTCCACAACATTGATGAGCAGCACCAGAATTTTTGGCCATGGCCTACTACCGAGAATCACCACCATTTTCATTGA